The Musa acuminata AAA Group cultivar baxijiao chromosome BXJ1-3, Cavendish_Baxijiao_AAA, whole genome shotgun sequence genome window below encodes:
- the LOC135616526 gene encoding uncharacterized protein LOC135616526, translating into MSVEILDGSTIREFVEDEGAFNGSVEERFANLDMDHDGLLTYPEMARELMSLRVRETHFGVDEAGWSHDELLQLYLGLFGRFDRDGNGTVDLEEFRAEMREVMLAVASGLGFLPVQMVVEEGSFLKKAVERESAKHVVA; encoded by the coding sequence ATGAGCGTAGAAATATTGGACGGATCGACCATTCGCGAGTTCGTGGAAGACGAGGGGGCCTTCAATGGCTCGGTCGAGGAACGGTTCGCGAACCTCGACATGGACCACGACGGGCTGCTCACGTACCCGGAGATGGCGAGGGAGCTGATGAGCCTCAGGGTGCGCGAGACCCACTTTGGCGTGGACGAAGCGGGGTGGAGCCATGATGAGCTCCTGCAGCTATATCTTGGCCTCTTTGGTCGATTCGATCGCGACGGCAATGGAACGGTGGACTTGGAGGAGTTCCGGGCTGAGATGAGGGAGGTGATGCTGGCGGTGGCGAGCGGGCTGGGGTTCCTGCCGGTTCAGATGGTGGTGGAGGAAGGCAGCTTCCTCAAGAAGGCTGTGGAGAGGGAGTCGGCGAAGCATGTTGTGGCATGA
- the LOC135616532 gene encoding fimbrin-5-like isoform X2 yields the protein MGASPDLLFHHPTRLGSAENPKVYKKEGTSSTEYGETPEKSSKVAVLRVVIFTFGQIFDSHRSEILVALWSERVVESERSSFDRERMLGYGGVLVADPWLQNQFTQVELRRLRSKFVSAKREMGHVTVNVLPPLMGKLKGLNQVVMEPEIANFLAESYPDTNREVDFELFLQVYLDLKAKVAPKSSSVKGCWSFLKATTTTHLHTINESEKASYVAHINNYLGEDPFLQKYLPLDPATNDLFNLVKDGVLLCKLINAAVPGTIDERAINTKQGLNHWERNENHTLCLNSAKAIGCIVVNIGTQDLIEGRPHLVLGLIFQIIKIKLLADLNLKKTPQLMELVDDNKDVEELMSLAPEKMLLKWMNFHLKRAGYKKTVTNFSSDVKDGRAYAYLLDALAPELSQTLDIKDRNERAKQVIEQAEMLGCERYLSPKDIVEGSPNLNLAFVAQIFQHKNGLSSDNKYISLSQTMPGDIQVSREERAFQLWINSLGIVTYVNNLFEDIRNGWVLLEALDKVSPGSVNWRQATKPPIKMPFRKVENCNQVIKVGKRLNFSLVNVAGSDIVQGNKKLILVFNF from the exons ATGGGTGCCTCCCCGGATCTTCTCTTCCATCACCCCACGAGATTGGGGTCAGCGGAGAATCCAAAGGTATATAAGAAAGAAGGAACTTCGAGCACAGAGTACGGAGAAACCCCAGAGAAAAGTTCCAAAGTCGCAGTTTTGCGGGTTGTAATTTTCACTTTCGGCCAAATCTTCGACTCCCACAG ATCGGAGATTTTGGTTGCGCTTTGGTCGGAGAGAGTCGTAGAATCTGAAAGAAGTTCATTTGATCGAGAAAGAATGTTGGGGTATGGTGGTGTTCTCGTCGCTGATCCCTGGCTCCAAAACCAATTCACTCAGGTGGAGCTTCGACGCCTCAGGTCTAAG TTTGTTTCGGCAAAAAGGGAGATGGGTCATGTGACAGTCAACGTGTTGCCTCCACTGATGGGAAAGCTTAAGGGCCTGAATCAGGTGGTCATGGAACCAGAGATTGCTAATTTCTTAGCCGAATCCTACCCGGATACCAACCGTGAGGTAGACTTCGAATTGTTCCTTCAG GTGTATTTGGATCTTAAAGCAAAGGTAGCACCCAAATCAAGCAGTGTGAAGGGCTGCTGGTCATTCTTGAAGGCAACCACGACCACACACTTGCACACTATAAATGAATCAGAGAAGGCGTCTTATGTTGCACACATCAACAACTATCTTGGAGAAGACCCATTCTTGCAAAAGTATCTGCCACTGGATCCAGCAACAAATGATCTGTTCAATCTTGTTAAAGATGGAGTTCTTCTATG TAAATTAATCAATGCTGCCGTTCCGGGGACTATAGATGAGAGAGCAATCAATACCAAACAAGGACTTAACCATTGGGAGAGGAATGAGAATCACACTCTTTGCTTGAATTCTGCAAAGGCTATTGGGTGCATTGTAGTTAATATTGGAACTCAGGACTTAATAGAAGGGAGA CCTCATTTGGTGCTTGGGTTGATATTTCAGATCATAAAG ATAAAACTTTTGGCAGATCTTAACCTCAAGAAGACACCTCAGCTCATGGAGTTGGTTGATGACAACAAG GATGTGGAGGAACTAATGAGCCTAGCGCCAGAAAAGATGTTGCTAAAATGGATGAATTTTCATCTCAAGAGAGCAGGCTACAAAAAAACTGTGACAAATTTTTCTTCAGATGTGAAG GATGGGAGGGCCTATGCTTACCTTCTTGACGCCCTTGCCCCTGAGCTTTCACAAACTTTGGATATTAAAGATCGTAATGAAAGGGCAAAACAAGTTATTGAACAAGCTGAGATGCTGGGTTGCGAAAGATACTTGAGTCCAAAAGACATTGTTGAAGGCTCTCCCAACTTGAACCTTGCATTTGTTGCACAAATATTTCAGCATAA GAATGGTTTATCCTCTGACAATAAATATATATCTTTATCACAAACAATGCCTGGTGACATCCAAGTTTCTCGGGAAGAAAGAGCTTTTCAATTATGGATCAACAGTCTTGGAATTGTTACATATGTTAACAATTTGTTTGAGGATATCAGGAATGG ATGGGTTCTTTTGGAAGCACTTGACAAAGTGTCTCCAGGATCAGTTAATTGGAGGCAGGCAACAAAGCCTCCAATTAAGATGCCCTTTAGAAAAGTTGAAAACTGCAACCAAGTTATAAAGGTTGGGAAGCGGTTGAACTTTTCACTAGTAAATGTTGCTGGCAGTGACATTGTGCAAGGAAATAAAAAGCTTATTCTTG TCTTCAACTTCTAA
- the LOC135616548 gene encoding BTB/POZ domain-containing protein At2g04740-like — protein sequence MDETSSRQRWEMEAELGEMDLDPEDLQPSVPLKRVPAGDLFEAARAGDLDRLRYLLDSGVNVNARDPWDSVALYYACLAGHVDAARMLLDAGAICSERTFDGDRCHYAALNLRVRRLLKAFEARPPPLAPLPAALRDTFLSCAANRRAYIEQWEAGAGSAACAAGYLPLSDGCTSSPFPPDITFYVDGKPIEAHRVVLSARSPFFKKKFETDWKDRKEVRFSSQKLSYHALYSLIHFFYSDRLEVAVDDMEDLARTCRACKCDELQNILQKELIHQRYAEYKSLKDVDNSQKRFILQGLSLPEQDRLPFALHRILQVSLANSCGRNKDSVDRHEIQMSQPSNDLADICIKVGRRIYRCHQVILASRSEYFRARLSRMTDFLDGNNELSSFTLPFLEEHDLSTEAFEKMIEYMYTDGLKDMEPDQAEEIFDAASRYLLFPLKRAVADVLLPHLELVSPAELCHWLILSDMYGVLKIREYCLDVIACNFETFADTREFRAMLLTFPPPSGDSSLRTTRPSAPGSTGNSDQGNLLDDLREKWLEAEAAELDKRDESAALFDKRLEVLMLVAEREDNEVHSDPIERKHFDQASPRV from the exons ATGGATGAGACGTCGAGCCGGCAGCGGTGGGAGATGGAGGCGGAGCTGGGCGAGATGGACCTCGACCCGGAGGACCTACAGCCCTCCGTGCCCCTCAAGAGGGTCCCCGCAGGCGATCTCTTCGAAGCGGCCCGTGCCGGAGACCTCGACCGCCTCCGCTACCTCCTTGACTCCGGCGTCAACGTCAACGCCCGCGACCCCTGGGATTCCGTCGCGCTATACTATGCCTGCCTCGCCGGCCACGTCGATGCCGCTCGCATGCTCCTCGACGCCGGCGCCATCTGCTCAGAGCGCACCTTCGACGGCGACCGCTGCCACTACGCGGCCCTCAATCTCCGCGTTCGCCGTCTCCTCAAGGCCTTCGAGGCGCGCCCGCCCCCGCTCGCCCCCTTGCCCGCCGCCCTCCGTGACACGTTTCTCTCTTGCGCCGCCAACCGCCGCGCCTACATCGAACAGTGGGAAGCTGGTGCTGGCTCGGCCGCGTGCGCCGCAG GTTACTTACCACTGAGTGATGGATGCACTTCTAGTCCCTTTCCCCCAGATATTACATTCTATGTTGATGGAAAACCAATTGAAGCTCATCGGGTTGTCTTAAGTGCTCGGTCACCATTCTTCAAAAAGAAATTTGAGACAGATTGGAAGGACAGAAAGGAAGTGAGATTCTCAAGCCAAAAATTGTCTTATCATGCTTTGTACAGTCTTATTCACTTCTTCTACTCGGATAGACTCGAGGTTGCAGTTGATGACATGGAGGATCTTGCTCGCACATGCAGAGCTTGCAAGTGTGATGAATTGCAAAATATCTTACAGAAAGAATTGATTCATCAAAGATATGCAGAGTATAAATCATTAAAGGATGTTGATAATTCTCAAAAAAGGTTCATCTTGCAAGGTCTCTCCCTGCCGGAGCAGGATCGGCTTCCTTTTGCTCTACACCGCATTCTGCAGGTTTCTCTTGCCAACTCTTGTGGGCGAAACAAGGATAGTGTTGACAGACATGAGATACAGATGAGCCAGCCGAGCAATGATCTAGCTGACATTTGTATAAAAGTTGGTAGAAGGATCTACAGGTGTCACCAGGTAATCCTGGCCTCCAGATCAGAATATTTCAGGGCGAGGTTGTCTCGGATGACAGATTTCCTTGATGGGAATAATGAGCTGTCAAGTTTCACCCTTCCATTTCTTGAAGAGCATGACTTAAGTACAGAGGCCTTTGAGAAGATGATTGAGTATAT GTACACAGATGGCTTGAAAGATATGGAACCTGATCAG GCTGAAGAAATATTTGATGCTGCTTCAAGATACTTGTTATTCCCTCTTAAACGTGCTGTTGCAGATGTGCTGTTACCACACCTAGAGCTGGTCTCACCTGCTGAACTTTGTCACTGGCTGATATTATCAGACAT GTATGGTGTTTTGAAGATAAGAGAATATTGCCTAGATGTCATTGCTTGTAATTTTGAGACTTTTGCTGACACCCGTGAGTTTCGGGCCATGCTTTTGACTTTCCCACCACCATCTGGAGACTCCTCTTTGAGGACTACTCGCCCCAGCGCTCCAGGTTCTACAGGTAACTCTGATCAGGGCAACCTTCTCGATGATTTGCGAGAGAAATGGTTGGAGGCCGAAGCAGCAGAGCTTGACAAGAGAGACGAAAGTGCAGCTTTATTTGACAAGCGACTAGAAGTGCTTATGCTCGTAGCAGAACGAGAGGATAACGAAGTTCACAGTGATCCAATAGAAAGGAAGCATTTTGATCAGGCATCCCCCAGGGTGTAA
- the LOC135616552 gene encoding tRNase Z TRZ2, chloroplastic-like isoform X1, which yields MLTSLSNPQLLPSHILPFDHRHPVLHRSPSINAFDGGGSRDGDPFRALSLKRSGFLSVIDRAMEEEEEYRKARAEVQRKGVDVEGYSIEGISVGGHETCVMVPSLNVAFDIGRCPSKAVHQDFLFITHAHLDHIGGLPMYLATRGLYNLKPPTVFVPPCIKEDVVNLLEIHRRMSQVELKLDLVALGLGETYEIRNNLVARPFRTHHVIPSQGYVIYSVRNKLKKQYAHLKGPQIKKLKLSGVEITDIVLSPEVAFTGDTNSDFILEPRNADALRAKILITEATFLDDENDIEHAREHGHLHLLEIMEHAQWFRNKAILLTHFSSRYKIEDIRQAVSKLQPKLSPKVVALTEGFRSAY from the exons ATGCTAACATCCCTGAGCAATCCCCAACTCCTCCCTTCCCACATCCTTCCCTTCGATCATCGCCACCCAGTGCTTCATCGATCACCCTCAATCAATGCCTTCGACGGCGGCGGCAGCCGCGACGGAGACCCCTTCCGGGCGCTGTCCTTGAAGAGGTCGGGGTTCCTCTCGGTGATTGACCgggcgatggaggaggaggaggagtaccgGAAGGCCAGGGCGGAGGTCCAGCGGAAGGGGGTGGACGTGGAAGGCTACTCGATCGAAGGGATTTCCGTAGGCGGCCACGAGACCTGCGTTATGGTCCCGAGTTTGAACGTCGCGTTTGACATTGGCCGGTGCCCGTCTAAAGCTGTCCACCAGGATTTTCTCTTTATCACTCACGCTCACCTCGACCACATT GGGGGGCTTCCAATGTATTTAGCAACTCGCGGCCTCTACAATCTAAAACCTCCAACAGTATTTGTGCCTCCATGCATCAAAGAAGATGTGGTGAATTTACTTGAAATTCATAGAAGGATGAGCCAAGTTGAGTTGAAACTTGATTTGGTTGCACTTGGTCTGG GGGAGACGTATGAAATACGTAACAACCTTGTTGCCAGACCATTTAGAACCCACCATGTGATACCCAGCCAG GGGTATGTCATTTATTCAGTGAGAAATAAGCTTAAAAAACAGTATGCTCACCTAAAAGGACCTCAAATAAAAAAGTTGAAGCTTTCTGGCGTCGAG ATTACAGATATTGTATTGTCTCCAGAGGTTGCCTTCACAGGAGACACAAATTCTGATTTCATTCTTGAGCCACGAAATGCAGATGCCCTGAGAGCAAAAATTCTTATAACTGAG GCGACCTTCTTAGATGATGAGAATGACATCGAACATGCACGCGAACATGGTCACCTGCATTTGCTTGAG ATAATGGAGCATGCACAGTGGTTCCGCAACAAGGCCATCTTGCTGACCCACTTCTCATCCAGATACAAGATTGAG GATATCCGCCAAGCAGTATCAAAGCTGCAACCAAAATTGTCTCCGAAGGTTGTTGCTCTCACAGAGGGCTTCAGATCGGCATACTAA
- the LOC135616552 gene encoding tRNase Z TRZ2, chloroplastic-like isoform X2, translated as MLTSLSNPQLLPSHILPFDHRHPVLHRSPSINAFDGGGSRDGDPFRALSLKRSGFLSVIDRAMEEEEEYRKARAEVQRKGVDVEGYSIEGISVGGHETCVMVPSLNVAFDIGRCPSKAVHQDFLFITHAHLDHIGGLPMYLATRGLYNLKPPTVFVPPCIKEDVVNLLEIHRRMSQVELKLDLVALGLGETYEIRNNLVARPFRTHHVIPSQGYVIYSVRNKLKKQYAHLKGPQIKKLKLSGVEITDIVLSPEVAFTGDTNSDFILEPRNADALRAKILITEIMEHAQWFRNKAILLTHFSSRYKIEDIRQAVSKLQPKLSPKVVALTEGFRSAY; from the exons ATGCTAACATCCCTGAGCAATCCCCAACTCCTCCCTTCCCACATCCTTCCCTTCGATCATCGCCACCCAGTGCTTCATCGATCACCCTCAATCAATGCCTTCGACGGCGGCGGCAGCCGCGACGGAGACCCCTTCCGGGCGCTGTCCTTGAAGAGGTCGGGGTTCCTCTCGGTGATTGACCgggcgatggaggaggaggaggagtaccgGAAGGCCAGGGCGGAGGTCCAGCGGAAGGGGGTGGACGTGGAAGGCTACTCGATCGAAGGGATTTCCGTAGGCGGCCACGAGACCTGCGTTATGGTCCCGAGTTTGAACGTCGCGTTTGACATTGGCCGGTGCCCGTCTAAAGCTGTCCACCAGGATTTTCTCTTTATCACTCACGCTCACCTCGACCACATT GGGGGGCTTCCAATGTATTTAGCAACTCGCGGCCTCTACAATCTAAAACCTCCAACAGTATTTGTGCCTCCATGCATCAAAGAAGATGTGGTGAATTTACTTGAAATTCATAGAAGGATGAGCCAAGTTGAGTTGAAACTTGATTTGGTTGCACTTGGTCTGG GGGAGACGTATGAAATACGTAACAACCTTGTTGCCAGACCATTTAGAACCCACCATGTGATACCCAGCCAG GGGTATGTCATTTATTCAGTGAGAAATAAGCTTAAAAAACAGTATGCTCACCTAAAAGGACCTCAAATAAAAAAGTTGAAGCTTTCTGGCGTCGAG ATTACAGATATTGTATTGTCTCCAGAGGTTGCCTTCACAGGAGACACAAATTCTGATTTCATTCTTGAGCCACGAAATGCAGATGCCCTGAGAGCAAAAATTCTTATAACTGAG ATAATGGAGCATGCACAGTGGTTCCGCAACAAGGCCATCTTGCTGACCCACTTCTCATCCAGATACAAGATTGAG GATATCCGCCAAGCAGTATCAAAGCTGCAACCAAAATTGTCTCCGAAGGTTGTTGCTCTCACAGAGGGCTTCAGATCGGCATACTAA
- the LOC135616521 gene encoding glycerophosphodiester phosphodiesterase GDPDL3-like, giving the protein MGKRIHGGDVSSFLLAFLWLQLGLTTAKTSSAWRTLSGNSPAIIAKGGFSGLFPDSSYYAYKSVSLFSANDTTLWCDVRLTKDSVGICLPDIKLDNCTTIQYYFDKGKKTYMVNGANTSGWFSVDYSISDLAPVTLTQAIYSRTYRFDSAGLPILSVDDVVTQVQPSSLWLNIQHDAFYTQHNLNMRKYVLSLTKRVTVNYLSSPELAFLRKIAPSFNNTKTKLIFRFLDKGIKEPSTNRTYRLLLNNLKLIRTFASGILVPKSYIWPVTPDNYLLPYTSIVTDAHKARLEIYAADFANDNLFSYNYSYDPLTECLSFIDNGLFSVDGVVTDFPITPSEAIGCFSRLNKSRVDGKPLIISNNGASGDYPDCTDLAYNKAVEDGADVIDCPVQVTQDRILICMSSVDLIEDTTVTKSPYNSRFSDIPKLKRTTGIFTFNLTWNEIQKLKPIISQPFYHLYPLERNPRNKNSGNFTKLSDFLALANKSVSGVLISIENAVFMAEQLRIDVVDAVISTLNDVGYNKTPSKVMIQSTDSSVLVKFKQLTEYKLVYKIDEVVGDAIASSVKDIEAFADAVALLKESIYAVNKLFTTKTTDLVPKLHAAGLDVYVYVLRNEFVSQPWDFLSDGTVEINAYVVGAGVDGIITDFPGTASRYKRNSCSKLGSKKPNYMLPIDAGQLLPLMAPDALPPAQAPMPVLNASDVVEPPFPQVTPKGSVGAEAPPPKAPSPSSGQQQIASLLLALPMVMLSVIHLLV; this is encoded by the exons ATGGGGAAGAGGATCCACGGAGGGGACGTCTCCTCCTTCCTCCTGGCTTTCCTGTGGCTGCAGTTGGGTCTCACCACTGCCAAGACTTCATCGGCTTGGCGGACGCTGAGCG GTAACTCTCCTGCAATAATAGCTAAGGGAGGCTTCTCAGGATTGTTTCCCGATTCCAGTTACTATGCCTACAAATCTGTCTCACTTTTCAGTGCAAATGATACCACTTTATGGTGTGATGTGCGACTGACAAAAGATAGCGTTGGAATTTGTCTTCCAGACATAAAGTTAGACAATTGCACCACCATCCAATATTACTTTGATAAGGGGAAGAAGACTTACATGGTTAATGGTGCGAATACATCAGGCTGGTTCTCTGTGGACTATAGCATAAGTGATTTAGCACCGGTTACTT TGACACAAGCAATTTATTCTCGAACATACAGATTCGACTCTGCTGGATTACCCATACTTTCTGTAGATGATGTGGTGACACAAGTTCAGCCTTCTTCCCTTTGGTTAAATATACAG CATGATGCTTTCTATACCCAGCATAATTTGAACATGAGAAAGTACGTACTTTCTCTAACAAAGCGCGTCACTGTGAACTATCTGTCCTCGCCAGAGTTAGCTTTCCTTAGGAAGATAGCACCAAGTTTTAACAACACCAAGACAAAGCTCATTTTCCGCTTTCTTGACAAAGGCATTAAAGAACCCTCTACGAATCGAACATATCGTTTACTGTTGAATAATCTCAAGTTGATTAGGACCTTTGCTTCTGGAATTCTTGTACCAAAGAGTTACATTTGGCCAGTTACACCTGACAATTATTTGTTACCCTACACATCTATTGTCACCGATGCTCATAAAGCTCGGTTGGAGATCTATGCAGCAGATTTTGCAAACGATAACCTTTTCAGCTACAACTATAGCTATGATCCACTAACTGAGTGTCTGTCTTTTATCGACAATGGTTTATTCTCAGTTGATGGGGTGGTGACAGACTTCCCTATAACTCCCTCAGAGGCAATAG GTTGTTTTTCTCGGTTAAATAAAAGCAGGGTTGATG GAAAACCATTAATCATCTCAAACAATGGAGCCAGTGGAGACTATCCAGATTGCACTGATCTGGCTTACAATAAAGCAGTTGAAGATGGTGCAGATGTAATCGATTGTCCTGTTCAAGTAACACAAGATAGAATTCTCATATGCATGAGTTCAGTAGATCTCATAGAGGATACTACAGTCACAAAGTCACCCTATAATTCCCGGTTTTCCGATATACCTAAACTTAAGAGAACTACTGGCATATTTACATTCAATCTCACATGGAATGAAATTCAAAAGTTGAAAC CAATAATCTCACAGCCATTCTATCATCTGTATCCTTTGGAGCGGAATCCACGAAACAAAAATAGTGGGAATTTCACAAAATTATCTGATTTTTTGGCATTGGCAAACAAGTCTGTGTCTGGAGTTTTGATCAGCATAGAG aatgcagtgtttatggctgaGCAATTAAGAATTGATGTAGTAGATGCTGTCATTTCTACTCTAAATGATGTGGGCTATAACAAAACTCCTTCAAAAGTAATGATTCAGTCAACTGACAGCTCTGTGCTGGTGAAGTTCAAGCAGCTAACCGAGTATAAGCTTGTCTACAAAATCGATGAGGTCGTTGGTGATGCTATTGCTTCCTCGGTAAAGGATATCGAAGCATTTGCTGATGCTGTGGCACTACTAAAGGAATCCATTTATGCTGTCAACAAACTGTTCACAACCAAAACAACAGATCTGGTCCCCAAGTTGCACGCTGCGGGCCTTGACGTGTATGTTTATGTGCTTCGGAATGAGTTTGTGTCTCAACCATGGGACTTCCTCTCAGATGGCACCGTCGAGATCAATGCGTATGTTGTCGGAGCCGGAGTGGATGGGATCATCACAGACTTCCCAGGGACAGCTAGTCGTTACAAAA GAAATTCGTGTAGCAAGTTGGGAAGTAAGAAACCCAACTATATGCTTCCTATCGATGCCGGCCAACTGTTACCGTTGATGGCTCCTGACGCGCTGCCACCAGCCCAGGCTCCGATGCCGGTACTGAACGCCTCTGATGTGGTAGAGCCGCCTTTCCCACAGGTTACACCCAAGGGTTCAGTGGGAGCTGAGGCCCCTCCTCCAAAGGCACCTTCACCTTCGAGTGGGCAACAACAGATCGCATCGTTGTTACTTGCTCTTCCAATGGTAATGCTCTCTGTTATACACCTGCTTGTGTGA
- the LOC135616532 gene encoding fimbrin-4-like isoform X1: MGASPDLLFHHPTRLGSAENPKVYKKEGTSSTEYGETPEKSSKVAVLRVVIFTFGQIFDSHRSEILVALWSERVVESERSSFDRERMLGYGGVLVADPWLQNQFTQVELRRLRSKFVSAKREMGHVTVNVLPPLMGKLKGLNQVVMEPEIANFLAESYPDTNREVDFELFLQVYLDLKAKVAPKSSSVKGCWSFLKATTTTHLHTINESEKASYVAHINNYLGEDPFLQKYLPLDPATNDLFNLVKDGVLLCKLINAAVPGTIDERAINTKQGLNHWERNENHTLCLNSAKAIGCIVVNIGTQDLIEGRPHLVLGLIFQIIKIKLLADLNLKKTPQLMELVDDNKDVEELMSLAPEKMLLKWMNFHLKRAGYKKTVTNFSSDVKDGRAYAYLLDALAPELSQTLDIKDRNERAKQVIEQAEMLGCERYLSPKDIVEGSPNLNLAFVAQIFQHKNGLSSDNKYISLSQTMPGDIQVSREERAFQLWINSLGIVTYVNNLFEDIRNGWVLLEALDKVSPGSVNWRQATKPPIKMPFRKVENCNQVIKVGKRLNFSLVNVAGSDIVQGNKKLILAYLWQLMRFNSLQLLKNLRFHTRGKEISDAGILDWANNKVKESGRTSQMESFKDKNLSSGIFFLELLSAVEPRVVNWKLVTRGVNDEEKMLNATYIISVARKLGCSVFLLPEDIIEVNQKMILALTASIMYWSLGKPRGNS, from the exons ATGGGTGCCTCCCCGGATCTTCTCTTCCATCACCCCACGAGATTGGGGTCAGCGGAGAATCCAAAGGTATATAAGAAAGAAGGAACTTCGAGCACAGAGTACGGAGAAACCCCAGAGAAAAGTTCCAAAGTCGCAGTTTTGCGGGTTGTAATTTTCACTTTCGGCCAAATCTTCGACTCCCACAG ATCGGAGATTTTGGTTGCGCTTTGGTCGGAGAGAGTCGTAGAATCTGAAAGAAGTTCATTTGATCGAGAAAGAATGTTGGGGTATGGTGGTGTTCTCGTCGCTGATCCCTGGCTCCAAAACCAATTCACTCAGGTGGAGCTTCGACGCCTCAGGTCTAAG TTTGTTTCGGCAAAAAGGGAGATGGGTCATGTGACAGTCAACGTGTTGCCTCCACTGATGGGAAAGCTTAAGGGCCTGAATCAGGTGGTCATGGAACCAGAGATTGCTAATTTCTTAGCCGAATCCTACCCGGATACCAACCGTGAGGTAGACTTCGAATTGTTCCTTCAG GTGTATTTGGATCTTAAAGCAAAGGTAGCACCCAAATCAAGCAGTGTGAAGGGCTGCTGGTCATTCTTGAAGGCAACCACGACCACACACTTGCACACTATAAATGAATCAGAGAAGGCGTCTTATGTTGCACACATCAACAACTATCTTGGAGAAGACCCATTCTTGCAAAAGTATCTGCCACTGGATCCAGCAACAAATGATCTGTTCAATCTTGTTAAAGATGGAGTTCTTCTATG TAAATTAATCAATGCTGCCGTTCCGGGGACTATAGATGAGAGAGCAATCAATACCAAACAAGGACTTAACCATTGGGAGAGGAATGAGAATCACACTCTTTGCTTGAATTCTGCAAAGGCTATTGGGTGCATTGTAGTTAATATTGGAACTCAGGACTTAATAGAAGGGAGA CCTCATTTGGTGCTTGGGTTGATATTTCAGATCATAAAG ATAAAACTTTTGGCAGATCTTAACCTCAAGAAGACACCTCAGCTCATGGAGTTGGTTGATGACAACAAG GATGTGGAGGAACTAATGAGCCTAGCGCCAGAAAAGATGTTGCTAAAATGGATGAATTTTCATCTCAAGAGAGCAGGCTACAAAAAAACTGTGACAAATTTTTCTTCAGATGTGAAG GATGGGAGGGCCTATGCTTACCTTCTTGACGCCCTTGCCCCTGAGCTTTCACAAACTTTGGATATTAAAGATCGTAATGAAAGGGCAAAACAAGTTATTGAACAAGCTGAGATGCTGGGTTGCGAAAGATACTTGAGTCCAAAAGACATTGTTGAAGGCTCTCCCAACTTGAACCTTGCATTTGTTGCACAAATATTTCAGCATAA GAATGGTTTATCCTCTGACAATAAATATATATCTTTATCACAAACAATGCCTGGTGACATCCAAGTTTCTCGGGAAGAAAGAGCTTTTCAATTATGGATCAACAGTCTTGGAATTGTTACATATGTTAACAATTTGTTTGAGGATATCAGGAATGG ATGGGTTCTTTTGGAAGCACTTGACAAAGTGTCTCCAGGATCAGTTAATTGGAGGCAGGCAACAAAGCCTCCAATTAAGATGCCCTTTAGAAAAGTTGAAAACTGCAACCAAGTTATAAAGGTTGGGAAGCGGTTGAACTTTTCACTAGTAAATGTTGCTGGCAGTGACATTGTGCAAGGAAATAAAAAGCTTATTCTTG CTTATCTGTGGCAGCTAATGCGTTTCAACAGTCTTCAACTTCTAAAGAACTTGAGATTTCACACCCGAGGAAAAGAAATATCAGATGCTGGTATCTTAGATTGGGCCAACAATAAAGTCAAGGAATCAGGCAGAACTTCTCAAATGGAGAGTTTCAAG GATAAAAATTTGTCAAGTGGAATATTTTTCCTTGAGCTTCTTAGTGCTGTGGAGCCGAGGGTGGTAAACTGGAAGCTCGTTACACGGGGTGTAAATG ATGAGGAAAAGATGTTGAATGCTACATACATTATCAGTGTAGCGAGAAAGCTTGGATGTTCTGTATTTTTGTTGCCTGAGGATATCATTGAG GTAAACCAGAAGATGATCCTTGCCCTTACTGCCAGCATCATGTATTGGAGTCTGGGGAAGCCTAGAGGAAACTCTTAA